One genomic region from Nymphaea colorata isolate Beijing-Zhang1983 chromosome 12, ASM883128v2, whole genome shotgun sequence encodes:
- the LOC116266148 gene encoding CRIB domain-containing protein RIC5-like, which produces MGTKMKGLLKGLRYISQIFETNEKEREMEIGYPTDVKHVAHIGWDGPSVNNPSWMSEYRSVPEFSSAPLTPTGTEMDPVLGPKSASQDLQRLMDSENSVEGSSVGPRQARRHRLSGGGPVEADSPEFLKPSRRRPSIGEPSDLMSQDQLPKPLKPSRRRANHGSGSLDSPTRDSPAVPRQSRRRQSKGSSGSVGGSTSKPTRSRASLTTAEEDEPAKAAEGNEPAS; this is translated from the exons ATGGGCACCAAAATGAAAGGCCTCCTCAAGGGACTGAGATATATTTCTCAGATCTTTG AGACAAATGAGAAGGAACGTGAAATGGAAATTGGATACCCAACGGACGTAAAGCACGTCGCCCATATAGGGTGGGATGGCCCTTCCGTGAACAACCCAAGCTGG ATGAGTGAGTACAGAAGCGTGCCTGAGTTCTCCTCTGCTCCTTTGACTCCTACCGGAACTGAAATGGATCCAGTACTTGGACCTAAATCCGCTTCTCAAG ATTTACAACGTCTCATGGATTCCGAGAACTCGGTTGAAGGCTCCTCAGTGGGTCCGAGACAGGCGAGACGCCACCGATTATCCGGTGGAGGGCCAGTGGAGGCAGATTCGCCGGAGTTTCTGAAGCCGTCTAGGCGTCGTCCCTCCATTGGCGAACCCTCCGATTTGATGTCTCAGGATCAGCTGCCCAAGCCACTGAAGCCGTCGAGACGTCGCGCGAATCATGGCTCAGGTTCATTGGACTCCCCGACTCGGGACTCGCCTGCTGTCCCGAGACAATCACGCAGGAGGCAGAGCAAGGGCTCGTCTGGGTCCGTAGGGGGTTCCACGTCTAAGCCCACCAGGTCTAGGGCCTCCTTGACTACGGCAGAagaagatgagccagccaaagcAGCAGAAGGGAATGAACCTGCTAGCTAG
- the LOC116266298 gene encoding glycolipid transfer protein 1-like: MEGTVFTPSLEGMNHVKSEEGHMQTKPFLDVCKNVLPVIEKLGTALALVKSDVGGNISRLENKYSANPTKYHTLYAMINEEVDAKTAKGSSSCTNGLLWLTRAMDFLVELFRNLKEHVDWTMTQACTEAYNKTLKKWHGWVASTTFTTAMKFAPERKKFMEIMGGSSDDLDADIQKFCTIFPLLLEENHKFLASVGMDDLKA; this comes from the exons ATGGAGGGAACTGTATTTACACCGTCTTTGGAGGGAATGAATCATGTGAAGTCTGAAGAAGGCCATATGCAGACAAAACCTTTCTTGGATGTATGCAAAAATGTTCTGCCAGTGATAG AAAAACTTGGGACAGCATTAGCGCTTGTAAAATCCGATGTTGGGGGTAATATATCG AGATTGGAGAACAAATATTCCGCTAATCCTACTAAATACCATACACTATATGCCATGATAAATGAAGAAGTGGATGCCAAAACAGCAAAAGGTTCTTCAAGTTGCACTAATGGACTTCTATGGTTAACTAG AGCTATGGATTTCTTGGTTGAGCTGTTCCGCAACTTAAAGGAGCATGTTGATTGGACCATGACACAGGCTTGCACCGAAGCGTACAACAAAACCTTGAAAAAATGGCATGGTTGGGTTGCAAGTACTACTTTCACT ACTGCAATGAAGTTTGCACCTGAGAGGAAAAAGTTCATGGAAATTATGGGCGGCAGTAGTGATGATCTTGATGCTGACATTCAGAAATTCTGTACaatctttcctcttcttcttgaaGAAAACCACAAGTTTTTG gctAGTGTTGGTATGGACGATCTGAAGGCATAA
- the LOC116266191 gene encoding uncharacterized protein LOC116266191, translated as MGGEAEERKEVQEVGNPEMVDVGLKELKCRLEEFASARDWDQFHSPRNLLLAMVGEVGELSEIFQWRGEVARGLPNWEEGDKEHLGEELSDVLLYLIRLADICGVDLGDAVTKKLLKNAMKYPAPAKIFQTP; from the exons ATGGGAGGagaagcagaagaaagaaaggaggtcCAGGAAGTGGGAAATCCAGAGATGGTGGATGTTGGTCTAAAGGAGCTCAAGTGCAGGCTAGAAGAGTTTGCAAGTGCAAGAGACTGGGATCAGTTTCACAGCCCAAGAAACCTACTCCTTGCCATG GTTGGTGAAGTGGGAGAGCTGTCAGAAATTTTCCAGTGGAGGGGAGAGGTGGCGAGAGGGCTGCCAAACTGGGAAGAAGGGGACAAGGAGCACCTTGGAGAAGAACTGTCCGACGTCCTCCTTTACCTCATACGCTTGGCCGACATTTGTGGGGTTGATCTTGGAGACGCAGTCACCAAGAAACTGCTTAAAAACGCCATGAAATATCCTGCACCTGCCAAGATATTCCAAACACCATAA
- the LOC116265378 gene encoding 60S ribosomal protein L14-1-like: MPFKRYVEIGRVAMVNYGKEYGKLVVIVDVVDQNRALVDAPDMVRGQMNFKRLVLTDIKIDIPRLPKKKSLIAAMEAADVKNKWENSSWGRKLIVQKRRAALTDFDRFKVMLAKIKRAGLIRRELSKLQKESAA, translated from the exons ATG CCTTTCAAACGGTATGTGGAGATCGGAAGGGTGGCTATGGTCAATTACGGGAAGGAGTATGGGAAGCTCGTCGTCATCGTCGATGTTGTCGACCAAAATCGG GCTCTTGTTGATGCACCTGATATGGTCAGGGGGCAGATGAATTTCAAGAGACTTGTCCTGACCGACATCAAGATTGACATCCCCAGGCTTCCCAAGAAGAAGTCCTTGATCGCAGCGATGGAGGCTGCAG ATGTCAAAAACAAGTGGGAGAACAGCTCATGGGGAAGGAAGTTGATTGTACAGAAAAGGAGAGCTGCCCTCACTGATTTTGACAGATTCAAGGTCATGTTGGCAAAGATCAAG AGGGCTGGCTTGATCAGGCGAGAACTCTCAAAGTTACAAAAGGAGAGTGCGGCATGA
- the LOC116265460 gene encoding pentatricopeptide repeat-containing protein At2g22410, mitochondrial isoform X1, which yields MIRFFLHQTVIIRPLLPISPYLLHARSLHLHQKPEWRAKCSSIQMHPVLGVLEKCTTMSHLKQLQAQMITTGLIQDMFAGSQMMGFLAAGQVPGGLDHCLAILNKMENSDSSLWNSAIRGFSDNDDPKQAVVVYKQMLLMDVQPDKYTFPLILKACGRFRVVGRIGEELHGHVLKLGFDMDVYVQNALIHVRCVRGQVLDARQLFFQMPQRDLVSWNSMINGYVQCGLPEEAIGFFREMEAVGVQPDVVTMIAVASASARLGRLDVGRWVRDLIIQKRIAFTTKLRNALMDMYVKCGCLESARKIFDEMPTRTVVSWTTMVVGYSKHGELSEARQLFDEMPNTDIVPWNAMLSGYVQCKRPKEALSLFHEMQSTPVRANEVTMSILLSSCSQLGALDIGQWVHHYIDKHNICYTVELGTALVDMYAKCGNINRSLRVFREIPEKNALTWTAMITGLASHGHGRDAISLFSEMINRGYLPDDITFLGVLSACCHNGFVDEGRHFFSQMTSRFNLMPKSKHYACMVDLLGRAGLLGEALELIEQKATMADAVVWGAFFFACRAHGNVEMGELAASKLLELDPGDSGIYVLLANLYTEANMPDKATKARKMMKDRGIEKTPGCSLIEVNGVVNEFIVRDKSHPKTEEIYACLTEMAKHIQMGG from the coding sequence ATGATCCGGTTCTTTCTTCATCAGACCGTGATTATCAGACCGTTGCTACCCATATCTCCTTATCTTCTTCACGCACGTTCCCTTCATCTTCATCAGAAGCCAGAGTGGAGGGCGAAATGCAGCTCCATTCAGATGCATCCTGTGCTTGGCGTTCTAGAGAAGTGCACCACCATGAGCCATTTGAAGCAACTCCAGGCTCAAATGATCACGACAGGTTTGATCCAAGATATGTTTGCAGGAAGTCAAATGATGGGCTTCCTTGCGGCGGGGCAAGTGCCCGGTGGCCTCGATCACTGTCTCGCTatcctgaacaaaatggagaaTTCGGATAGCAGTCTCTGGAATTCTGCAATCAGGGGTTTTTCTGACAATGATGATCCAAAACAAGCCGTTGTAGTGTACAAGCAGATGCTTCTGATGGATGTTCAGCCGGATAAGTATACTTTCCCCCTTATTCTTAAGGCCTGTGGGAGGTTTCGTGTGGTGGGGAGGATTGGAGAAGAGCTGCATGGGCATGTCCTGAAGTTGGGTTTCGATATGGATGTCTATGTACAGAATGCCTTGATTCACGTCAGATGTGTTCGTGGGCAAGTCCTAGATGCTCGTCAACTTTTTTTCCAAATGCCTCAACGAGATCTGGTCTCATGGAACTCTATGATCAATGGGTATGTTCAATGCGGATTGCCGGAAGAGGCTATTGGCTTTTTCAGGGAAATGGAGGCAGTAGGTGTCCAGCCAGATGTAGTTACGATGATTGCCGTCGCTTCTGCAAGCGCTCGGTTAGGAAGGTTGGACGTTGGACGTTGGGTTCGTGACCTCATAATTCAGAAACGGATTGCTTTCACGACAAAGCTTCGCAATGCGTTGATGGATATGTATGTAAAGTGCGGGTGTTTGGAATCTGCAAGGAAAATATTCGATGAAATGCCTACTAGAACGGTCGTCTCCTGGACAACAATGGTGGTTGGATACAGCAAGCACGGTGAGTTGTCTGAAGCGCGtcaattgtttgatgaaatgcccaATACGGATATCGTACCATGGAATGCGATGCTTTCAGGCTATGTTCAATGCAAGCGCCCTAAGGAGGCTCTGTCTCTCTTCCATGAAATGCAGTCAACACCTGTTAGGGCAAATGAAGTCACCATGTCTATCTTGCTCTCATCATGTTCACAGTTGGGGGCGCTAGACATAGGCCAATGGGTTCACCATTACATTGACAAGCACAATATATGTTATACAGTTGAGCTGGGGACTGCTCTGGTCGACATGTACGCGAAGTGTGGCAACATAAACAGATCTCTACGAGTTTTCCGTGAGATCCCTGAGAAGAATGCCTTGACATGGACGGCGATGATAACAGGTCTAGCGAGCCATGGTCATGGACGAGATGCGATATCACTGTTTTCAGAAATGATCAATCGAGGATATTTGCCAGATGACATTACCTTCCTTGGTGTTCTGAGTGCTTGTTGTCACAATGGCTTCGTTGATGAGGGTCGGCATTTCTTCTCTCAAATGACCTCGAGGTTTAATCTCATGCCGAAATCAAAGCATTACGCTTGCATGGTGGATCTGCTAGGAAGAGCAGGGCTACTGGGTGAGGCGCTTGAACTGATAGAGCAAAAGGCGACCATGGCAGATGCTGTGGTGTGGGGAGCTTTCTTTTTTGCATGTAGAGCTCATGGTAATGTTGAGATGGGTGAGCTTGCTGCTAGTAAGCTGCTTGAGTTGGACCCTGGTGACTCCGGGATCTACGTTCTGCTGGCTAACTTGTACACAGAAGCTAACATGCCAGATAAAGCAACTAAGGCAAGGAAGATGATGAAGGACAGAGGAATAGAGAAAACCCCTGGTTGCAGTTTGATAGAAGTGAATGGCGTTGTCAATGAATTCATTGTCAGAGACAAATCACACCCCAAAACAGAAGAGATATATGCTTGTCTAACTGAAATGGCTAAGCATATTCAGATGGGTGGATGA
- the LOC116265460 gene encoding pentatricopeptide repeat-containing protein At2g22410, mitochondrial isoform X2 has translation MHPVLGVLEKCTTMSHLKQLQAQMITTGLIQDMFAGSQMMGFLAAGQVPGGLDHCLAILNKMENSDSSLWNSAIRGFSDNDDPKQAVVVYKQMLLMDVQPDKYTFPLILKACGRFRVVGRIGEELHGHVLKLGFDMDVYVQNALIHVRCVRGQVLDARQLFFQMPQRDLVSWNSMINGYVQCGLPEEAIGFFREMEAVGVQPDVVTMIAVASASARLGRLDVGRWVRDLIIQKRIAFTTKLRNALMDMYVKCGCLESARKIFDEMPTRTVVSWTTMVVGYSKHGELSEARQLFDEMPNTDIVPWNAMLSGYVQCKRPKEALSLFHEMQSTPVRANEVTMSILLSSCSQLGALDIGQWVHHYIDKHNICYTVELGTALVDMYAKCGNINRSLRVFREIPEKNALTWTAMITGLASHGHGRDAISLFSEMINRGYLPDDITFLGVLSACCHNGFVDEGRHFFSQMTSRFNLMPKSKHYACMVDLLGRAGLLGEALELIEQKATMADAVVWGAFFFACRAHGNVEMGELAASKLLELDPGDSGIYVLLANLYTEANMPDKATKARKMMKDRGIEKTPGCSLIEVNGVVNEFIVRDKSHPKTEEIYACLTEMAKHIQMGG, from the coding sequence ATGCATCCTGTGCTTGGCGTTCTAGAGAAGTGCACCACCATGAGCCATTTGAAGCAACTCCAGGCTCAAATGATCACGACAGGTTTGATCCAAGATATGTTTGCAGGAAGTCAAATGATGGGCTTCCTTGCGGCGGGGCAAGTGCCCGGTGGCCTCGATCACTGTCTCGCTatcctgaacaaaatggagaaTTCGGATAGCAGTCTCTGGAATTCTGCAATCAGGGGTTTTTCTGACAATGATGATCCAAAACAAGCCGTTGTAGTGTACAAGCAGATGCTTCTGATGGATGTTCAGCCGGATAAGTATACTTTCCCCCTTATTCTTAAGGCCTGTGGGAGGTTTCGTGTGGTGGGGAGGATTGGAGAAGAGCTGCATGGGCATGTCCTGAAGTTGGGTTTCGATATGGATGTCTATGTACAGAATGCCTTGATTCACGTCAGATGTGTTCGTGGGCAAGTCCTAGATGCTCGTCAACTTTTTTTCCAAATGCCTCAACGAGATCTGGTCTCATGGAACTCTATGATCAATGGGTATGTTCAATGCGGATTGCCGGAAGAGGCTATTGGCTTTTTCAGGGAAATGGAGGCAGTAGGTGTCCAGCCAGATGTAGTTACGATGATTGCCGTCGCTTCTGCAAGCGCTCGGTTAGGAAGGTTGGACGTTGGACGTTGGGTTCGTGACCTCATAATTCAGAAACGGATTGCTTTCACGACAAAGCTTCGCAATGCGTTGATGGATATGTATGTAAAGTGCGGGTGTTTGGAATCTGCAAGGAAAATATTCGATGAAATGCCTACTAGAACGGTCGTCTCCTGGACAACAATGGTGGTTGGATACAGCAAGCACGGTGAGTTGTCTGAAGCGCGtcaattgtttgatgaaatgcccaATACGGATATCGTACCATGGAATGCGATGCTTTCAGGCTATGTTCAATGCAAGCGCCCTAAGGAGGCTCTGTCTCTCTTCCATGAAATGCAGTCAACACCTGTTAGGGCAAATGAAGTCACCATGTCTATCTTGCTCTCATCATGTTCACAGTTGGGGGCGCTAGACATAGGCCAATGGGTTCACCATTACATTGACAAGCACAATATATGTTATACAGTTGAGCTGGGGACTGCTCTGGTCGACATGTACGCGAAGTGTGGCAACATAAACAGATCTCTACGAGTTTTCCGTGAGATCCCTGAGAAGAATGCCTTGACATGGACGGCGATGATAACAGGTCTAGCGAGCCATGGTCATGGACGAGATGCGATATCACTGTTTTCAGAAATGATCAATCGAGGATATTTGCCAGATGACATTACCTTCCTTGGTGTTCTGAGTGCTTGTTGTCACAATGGCTTCGTTGATGAGGGTCGGCATTTCTTCTCTCAAATGACCTCGAGGTTTAATCTCATGCCGAAATCAAAGCATTACGCTTGCATGGTGGATCTGCTAGGAAGAGCAGGGCTACTGGGTGAGGCGCTTGAACTGATAGAGCAAAAGGCGACCATGGCAGATGCTGTGGTGTGGGGAGCTTTCTTTTTTGCATGTAGAGCTCATGGTAATGTTGAGATGGGTGAGCTTGCTGCTAGTAAGCTGCTTGAGTTGGACCCTGGTGACTCCGGGATCTACGTTCTGCTGGCTAACTTGTACACAGAAGCTAACATGCCAGATAAAGCAACTAAGGCAAGGAAGATGATGAAGGACAGAGGAATAGAGAAAACCCCTGGTTGCAGTTTGATAGAAGTGAATGGCGTTGTCAATGAATTCATTGTCAGAGACAAATCACACCCCAAAACAGAAGAGATATATGCTTGTCTAACTGAAATGGCTAAGCATATTCAGATGGGTGGATGA